The following proteins are encoded in a genomic region of Thermococcus henrietii:
- the asd gene encoding aspartate-semialdehyde dehydrogenase, with protein sequence MKVAVLGATGMVGRTFVGLLEGHPWFKVEKLVASERSAGKRYGELVEDAPEEFREIEVVSLGEFLKDPDVDLVFNALPASISREVEERLAEQIPVFTNARAHRYDDDVPILVPEVNPGHLKLIEVQREKRGWNGFIVTNPNCSTAVLTVSLAPLVEFGIKRVHVATMQAISGAGFSGLSALAIQDNVIPLISGEEWKIENESRKILGRLDGKGITPAPFEVSAIATRVPVLHGHTEAVFVELERGSVEEIRGAFGAFDPLKELDLPSYEKPLVYTDVPQPRLHRDRGRGLTVTVGRLEESGSAFKYVVTGHNLVRGAAGGSLLNAELARRLGYI encoded by the coding sequence ATGAAGGTTGCGGTCCTCGGGGCAACCGGCATGGTCGGGAGGACGTTCGTGGGGCTCCTTGAGGGTCACCCGTGGTTCAAGGTCGAGAAGCTCGTCGCGTCGGAGCGCTCCGCGGGGAAGCGTTACGGCGAGCTCGTGGAGGACGCACCGGAGGAGTTCCGCGAGATAGAGGTCGTCTCCCTGGGCGAGTTCCTCAAAGACCCGGACGTCGATTTAGTCTTCAACGCCCTCCCTGCGTCCATATCGAGGGAGGTGGAGGAGCGGCTCGCTGAACAGATTCCGGTCTTCACAAACGCGAGGGCCCACCGCTACGACGATGACGTGCCGATACTCGTCCCCGAGGTCAACCCCGGCCATCTGAAGCTCATCGAGGTCCAGCGGGAAAAGAGGGGCTGGAACGGATTCATAGTGACGAACCCGAACTGCTCAACCGCGGTTCTAACAGTTTCACTGGCCCCCCTCGTGGAGTTTGGAATTAAACGGGTTCACGTGGCAACGATGCAGGCCATCAGCGGCGCCGGCTTCTCGGGCCTTTCCGCCCTCGCCATCCAGGACAACGTGATTCCCCTCATAAGCGGTGAGGAGTGGAAGATAGAAAACGAGAGCAGGAAAATCCTCGGGCGTCTCGACGGGAAGGGGATAACCCCGGCGCCCTTCGAGGTGTCCGCGATAGCGACGCGCGTCCCCGTCCTTCACGGCCACACCGAGGCCGTCTTTGTGGAGCTCGAACGCGGGAGCGTGGAGGAAATCAGGGGGGCATTCGGGGCCTTCGACCCGCTGAAAGAGCTCGACCTGCCGAGCTACGAGAAGCCATTGGTTTACACTGACGTTCCCCAGCCGAGGCTCCACAGGGACAGGGGAAGGGGTTTAACCGTAACCGTCGGAAGGCTGGAGGAGAGCGGTTCGGCCTTCAAGTACGTCGTCACCGGCCACAACCTCGTCCGCGGGGCCGCGGGAGGCTCGCTCCTCAACGCGGAGCTCGCCAGAAGGCTGGGATACATATGA
- a CDS encoding TrpB-like pyridoxal phosphate-dependent enzyme, with amino-acid sequence MKAVLPDSKIPKRWYNILPDLPEPLAPPLDPETDEPMRPEKLLRIFAEELVKQEMSTERYIEIPKKVRELYAKIGRPTPLFRATNLEKALDTPARIYFKYEGATVTGSHKINTALAQAYYAKEQGIERLVTETGAGQWGTALSLAGALLGLKVRVYMARASYFQKPYRKTIMRLYGAEVYPSPSDRTEIGRKFLSEDPNHPGGLGIAISEAIEDVLRDEKARYALGSVLNHVLMHQTIIGLEAQEQVKEFEEPDVIIGCVGGGSNFAGLAYPFVRDVLSGKADYEFIAVEPKAAPSMTRGVYKYDFGDSGGYTPKMKMHTLGHTYYVPPIHAGGLRYHGLAPTLSVLINHGIVKPVAYHQTEVFKAAELFAKTEGIIPAPESAHAIKGVIDRALKAKEEGKEEVILFNLSGHGLLDLKGYEDYLDGKLEDYEPDYFPALG; translated from the coding sequence ATGAAAGCCGTTCTGCCCGATTCGAAGATACCAAAGAGATGGTACAACATACTGCCCGACCTCCCGGAGCCCTTGGCTCCGCCCCTCGACCCGGAAACCGACGAGCCGATGAGGCCGGAGAAGCTGTTAAGGATTTTCGCTGAGGAGCTTGTAAAGCAGGAGATGAGCACGGAAAGGTACATCGAGATTCCAAAGAAGGTCCGCGAGCTCTACGCCAAGATAGGCAGGCCAACACCGCTCTTCAGGGCGACGAACCTTGAGAAGGCCCTCGACACACCGGCGAGGATTTACTTCAAGTATGAAGGTGCAACCGTAACCGGAAGCCACAAGATAAACACCGCTTTAGCTCAGGCCTACTACGCGAAGGAGCAGGGGATAGAGAGGCTCGTTACCGAAACGGGAGCAGGCCAGTGGGGAACCGCTTTGAGCCTGGCCGGTGCCCTGCTCGGCCTGAAGGTTCGCGTTTACATGGCGCGCGCCAGCTACTTCCAGAAGCCCTACAGGAAGACGATAATGCGCCTCTACGGGGCCGAGGTCTACCCCAGTCCAAGCGACAGAACCGAGATAGGTCGGAAGTTCCTGAGCGAGGACCCGAACCACCCCGGCGGCCTTGGAATAGCGATAAGCGAGGCGATTGAAGACGTTTTGAGGGACGAAAAGGCCCGCTACGCCCTCGGGAGCGTTCTCAACCACGTCCTCATGCACCAGACCATCATCGGCCTCGAAGCTCAGGAGCAGGTGAAGGAGTTCGAGGAGCCGGACGTTATAATCGGCTGCGTTGGAGGTGGAAGCAACTTCGCTGGCCTTGCATATCCCTTCGTTAGGGACGTCCTGAGCGGGAAGGCAGACTACGAGTTCATAGCGGTCGAGCCGAAAGCCGCCCCGAGCATGACGCGCGGGGTTTACAAGTATGACTTCGGCGACTCCGGAGGCTACACTCCAAAGATGAAGATGCACACCCTCGGCCACACCTACTACGTCCCGCCGATTCACGCCGGCGGCCTGCGCTACCACGGCCTGGCCCCGACACTGAGCGTCCTGATAAACCACGGCATCGTCAAACCAGTGGCGTACCACCAGACGGAGGTCTTCAAGGCCGCGGAGCTGTTCGCGAAGACCGAGGGTATAATCCCAGCGCCGGAAAGCGCCCACGCGATAAAGGGCGTCATAGACAGGGCCCTGAAGGCGAAGGAAGAAGGGAAGGAGGAGGTCATACTCTTCAACCTCTCCGGCCACGGCCTGCTAGACCTGAAGGGCTACGAGGACTACCTCGACGGAAAGCTTGAAGACTACGAGCCGGACTACTTCCCCGCCCTCGGGTGA